CTCACAGGTAACAGTGAGGGATTTTATTGGAGTTTAGGGATAAGATCAataatttcacaagaaaaatacGTATTTATCATTATAAAAAAGTATAAATCAAGAAAACTATGGTTCATATTTCCTGTGAGATTCTGAGTGATTTCTTTCTATCGGTTGGTGACTGTGAAGTGAAATAAAGCTTGAGGTTCCCCCTCCTCCTGGTTTCCTTCAAAGGAAGATGTGATTATGGGGTCTATTTCTCAGGGCTAAACCCTGTAATTCACTTTTGTGCAGAAACTATGGAAGAACCTACATAAAGTTTTGAGGTCtagggaaaaatacattttttaatgcaacatgGGCTTTCTCACATGAGATAAACTATTCATTTCACAGCTGGTTTACCTTCTTAATGTTACCAGTGGCTTAACACCTTTCTCCTGCTCTTGACAAGAGCGTCCTTCACCTCCTTGTTCCTCAGGCTGTAGATGAGTGGGTTGAGCATGGGGGTAACCAAGGTGTAGAACACAGAGGCCACCTTGTCCAGGCTGCCATGGCTGGATGCGGGTTGGAGGTACATGAAGAAAATTGTCCCATAAAACAGGGAAATGGCCATCAAATGGGAGGCACACGTGTTGAAGGCTCTGGACCTGCTCCCTGCTGAGTGCATCCTCAGGACAGTGTGGAGGATACAGATGTAGGAGAGCAAGATGACCATGCCTGTGCCCACCGCGTTTATGGCAACAGTGATGAAGATGACTATCTCACTGCTGTGGGTGTCAGAGCACACAAGCTTTAGCACGGGGCTGGCATCACAGAAGAAGTGGTTGATCTGGTTGGGTCCGCAGAAGGAGCCCCCAAACGTGCAGACCGTGTACACAATGGCGCTGAGAAAGGCAACAACGTAGGAAGCTGCCACCAACTGCTTGCAAATGCGCCTGGAGATGACCACCACGTGGAGCAGTGGGTTGCggatggcaacgtagcggtcgTAGGCCATGACAGCAAGGAGGTGACACTCAGCAGTCGCAAAGAACACAAAGCCATGGAATTGCATCACGCAGCTGgcaaaagaaattgttttgttctctgataACAGATCTGCTAGCATTTTGGGGGAGATGACTGTGGAATAGCAGATGtcagtaaatgaaaaatgtgtgaggaagaagtacatgggaGTGTGAAGGCTGGGAACAGCCCAAACCAAGACCATAATCCCAATGTTCCCCACCAAAGTGAAAACGTAAATCAGTAGAAACAACCCAAAGAGAGGCACCTGCGCAAATGGACTGTCCGTAATTCCCAAGAGGACAAATTTAGTCAGCGTGTGATTTCCTACCATGACCAGGTGTTACCTGCTGaggcaaaaggaagagaaatatcaaaatgataaaaaaaataaaagtacagaGTTTCAGTGTTGGGTCATATTTCCCTGTAATCAGTCATCAGTTTAACTACTACATCTTTGTATATTCTGCTGTATTGTCCAAACCCAGATTATCtacgttgtttttttttttttttccttttgaagtgatgaaaaattaatatggAGTGAGTTGGAGTGAGACaaatgatgattttatttttttaacctatgcCTGGAcacttaaaattatgttttgtttgtttgtttctaacacttgtatttttgtatttaagacAACAATCAGGTATTTATTCAACTTCAGTTTGACAGAAATGTTGAGTTCCCACAGCTTGTGTTCATAGatgagttggaagggaactttCCCATGATGGAAAAAAAGCCTGCAGAAGGTATAGTAGTTTTTACAGGAGATTCTAGGAAATTCATAAGTCAGCAAAactcaaaatggaaaatacagttcAGCTTTAAAGAGCAAGGCCTATGTCGTCATGCATTTTTAGAGCTTCCAATTGATTCTGTTTTGGTGCTagtgatttcatttcagaagacaCCTCAGAGCAGCCTTGTAGACTTGCACATAAACCTAGAGCAAGAAAAAGTCACGGTACCAGTGAAATCACAGATTACATAATGTAATTATGTTCAGacattttcctttggcttttaATCATTATTGTGGtcttaaaatcacatttatcaaattattatatttaatttacagtGGATAAAAGTCACATTGGTAAATTCATGATTTATGTCTTTTTGAGGTCCAGCACATCAAagcatccttaaaaaaaaataaaaataaaaaaggagcaTTAGGTTAAGACACTTACTTCAAAAACTgagtaaattttaaaacatactgATTCCAGAAGCTGGTTTGTAGGTGACTATATTCCTATTCTGCTGACAATTGGAAATGTCACATTTCTTTATAACAAAATGAGACCCCACCTTGTTTAACACCTGCATAAATTGATTCATCTTACTTTAATTGCctaagtaaaagaaaaacaatttgtaTGAACCACTGTTCCCtctttttgtaatgaaaacctACTTTGGTACAGCTGATTTCTGAAAGAGCCCAAAAAAAGGCGGAAAAGAACATGAGCAAGAAAGCCAAATGCCTAAGcacaggcagggctctgctttGTCACAGTGCTACAGCCCCTCCTGTGCTTTTGCAGCTACCAGGTGGTGGAAGACAAGGATTTATGTCAAATGCAGCAGAGAATATCGTGGGTTGGCAAAACCTCCATTAACCggcagagaagctgtggggTTGTAACTTGCCTGATGTGAAGCAAGAGGCGCTCCTTTTCGgactccagcagctcagctcctgtgTGAGGGAGCAGTAAATACAGCCCCTCGTACTACCATGGGAGAAAGCCCCCAGGGCTCCTCACGGCACGATTTACcagagcaaaaaaagaaagactggaATGCATTTCCAGAAGTCgttgtgctgctgcaggtgtcTGAAAGACACCACGTGGATAAGCCATGGCTGAGGACAGGACACAGCAATGATCATAGACAAGCTCAGCAAGTGTAGCCTAGATGCGTGGGGGGTGAGGTGGGTTGGCAGTTgtctggatggcagagctcagagggttgtgctcgGCGTTgcagtctagttggaggcctgtagctacAGGTGTCCCCTAGGGGTCAGTACCGGGTGCAGTgttgttcaacttattcatcaatgacctggacGAAGGAACGGAGTGCGCCCTCAGCAGGCTTGCTGACGACACAGagctgtgaggagtggctggtaccccagggggctgtgctgccgttcagagggacctggacaggctagAGAGATGGGccaagaggaacctcatgaagttcaacaagggcaagtgaAGGGTCttgcacctagggaggaataaccccaagcaccagtacaggctggggctgacctgctggagagcagctctgcagagagggacctgggagtcctggtggacagcaggctgactgGAAGGGAGGCATCAATGCGCCCTtgtgaccaagaaggccaatggtaccctgggctgcattcagaagagtgtttccagcaggtcaagggaggtgatcctccccctctactcagccctggtgaggccacacttgAGGTATTGTGTCcggttctgggctccccagtaacAGAGGGACACAGAACTATTGGAgcaagttcagaggagggctacgaagatgatcagagaaCTGGAGCTCCTGTCATACGAGGACAGGCTGGAAGAGCTGGGCCTGcttagcttggaaaagagaagactgaggagaGACCACATCAATGTacataaatatctgaggggagggtgtcgagaggatggagccagtctcttttcagttgtgcccagtgacagaacgagaggcaacaggcacaaactgaagtacaggaggttctggctcagtatgagggggcacttctttactgggagggtgacagagcactgggacaggttgcccagagaggttacggagtctccttctctggagatattcaaaacctgcctggatgccatcctgtgcaacgtgctctaggtgatcctgcttggcagaggggtggactagatgatctccagaggtcccttccaaccttgaccattctgtgattctgtgattctgtgattctgacaCACCGTGGCAGTGATGACCTGTTGACAGTGCTTCTGGGATGCCAGCAGACCATGCAAGGGTTTCAATCCGACCTTGCCTCtacaaaatggaaatagatTAGTTTCAGATTTTCCATAGCCTGTTGCTGTGCCCCCAGGGATGCATAAAGCACAACTAACTCCCTTCTCTGGAGCTGCTGATTTCCCTCCATTGACCCTGGATGGCCCACTGTGCCAGCTAGCATGGGCTTGCTATTGTCTTCAATAAGTTGGCAACATCTTGTCTTAAAATTTGGTTCAGTGATCCCTGTGACTTTCAAggcttaattttctttctgactaTCACATGCATTTTTCCAAAGCCTCAATATGGCAATCACTTTCCAGTGTAAAACTGCATTGTAAATACTCTAAATATCATGACAGCCAGTCATGCCTAGTTAAGTTCAAAATTATGCAGTGTTAATACATAACCTTAAGTGATAACACAGGCGGAAATGTGTAAAGGGAAAAGTAGAAATCATACTTCTCCAAATCAATGAAGATGTTGATCATCATAGTCTCTATGTTAGGTTCATTTGCACTGTAGATGTTCAGATTTGGTAGATATCCATAATGATCTATCACATATACTGCACACAAACATATGTTTCCAATCAGTGTTGGTTCCCTGTTGCTCCTGGGGCTAGTTGAGAACTTTGGTCAATCTTTCCAACTTGTGTGTTTCCATAATTACAAGGTGCTAAGATGCTGCTGTTTCTTGATGATATTACAGCAGTTCTTGACCTCGGTGTATCCTTTCTCCCAGAAGACAGCCCATCTCAAAGGTTAAGGAAGTAATAGCTCCACACCTCTATCTTTCTCAGAATCACCAAGGGAAGCTTGCAATTATATCTGAAGTATAGAAAAAGTAAGAGATTGGCCTGGGGCGATGTGCCCAATGAGGCTGTTGGCAGCTTATCCCAGCCAGCTAAGCTGGAAAGCAATAAACAGTGAAGACAATAGCCTCTGGGAGGAACATTCATGTGTGGACGTCTAACATCACGtaaaattaagagagaaaaagactAGGAATAAATTCGTTTCTCTGAATCTCTGATTTATAAAGCAAGCtagaaggtggaaaaaaataatattttaaagtcaatGATTGTGTGAAATAGTTGTTCAGACAGGTAAGAAAGATCAGGTTAGAGGCAATGTCAAAGAAATGTAGCAATAAttgacaacagcaaaaaaagccatttctctttgaaagcaTCTTTGCCAACTGTTATGAGGTACACTGGGACAAACGCATTTGTTCGGAAGAAATCTTTAGTAGGTGTCTCTCTCCCCAGGGACAATCCTTTTTTGGAACATTCTTATTATTTCATCCTATTTGAAAtaggcacacacacactttcagATGAATTTAATAGGATATTGCCTTATTTTCTGTATCGTTGCTGTTCTAATTTTCCTCAGAAGTAAAAAGGTGTAGATTCTGGCAATATCTTGTGAAAGATCTCCTCAGAGAAACTAATAACAGAGGTGGGCACAGAAGTAGTTAAGACTGAAGAAGTCTAATTCTTttataagaaaacagaagaggtgGAATCTAAGGTACTGTTCGGGGGGGTATTGGTGAAATTAGTGGAGAGCAGGAATACAGGGCAGTAAAAGTCTTCAGTTAAGTAGAGGACTGGattaggaaataaagaaattggCTATTGAAGTATATCCTAGCCCGGTATGAGGGCAGACTCTGGTTTTCTCATTGAGAAATAGGAACTATTTTTGTATTCCCCTCAAACTTCCACACTTAAGAAATACAAAGATAAGTCACAattcttttctgaatgaaagaaacaatgctTTACTCTCTAACTTTAATTTAGCATGTTAACTAGTTGTTTGAAAGTACTTAAGAAGTTACTGTTTGCTTAAAATGTTAACTTATGatagaaataaaggaaaaagcacaATTTTTAGGAAGTCACCAGCTAAGCTGCAAGATACAGTCTTGCAGAAAAGTATTTACCTCCTTCTGTTCACGTAGCTGTTCTCATGGGATGTGAGCAGTCATTGAAATGTAGAATGTAGTTAATTCGCCAAAGTAGTAACTAACTTTGTTAGTAATCACctaaaaaaaccaacaaaccaaactaaaccaaaccaaccaaccaaccaaacaaaaaaattagttttgtttttgagcaTTTAGAATAAAATGTCCTGAGCAGCAAATTCCAATTCTGAGCTACCTGGGATAATAAGTCTTTGGGACATTGTCAACATGGAAAGCAGAGTGGTTGCTGATACCTCTCCAGCTGGAGTGTTATCAGAGCAAATGTTAATGAATATGGGTTTCTCTTCCCTTAATGCGGTGAAaactgcagacagacagaaacaatGTGCATGGAGAAGACTAGGGTGATGTCAAAGGAAAAGCttgttttatcacttttttctttggaatCAGTGTGTGAAGGCAGAAGTTGTATTTAAAGCATGGTTGAAAGTGCTTGAGTGGCCAGGAGACGTGGGTCCCTGCATCACTGGGTGCTTGTGGACCTAATGAGCAGCCTGCCAGGGTGTCCAGCAGTGTTTTGTTAGAGAGCTTCATTATCTACAGAGCATGGGATTAAAACCACACATAATTAAGCAAGGGATGAAGTCAGTGTGCTAAGGATGACTGATCTCATGGAAGCTGCCATCTTGCATGAGAGCAGTGTGTTCTTGCACACTGATGGCTTTGGGAAACCAGACTAGTCACAGATTTTATGTTCAAGGGTTTCTTGGATTACCCTGGCCTCCAAGCTACCCTCTTTGGAGTTTTCCTGCTTATCTGTCACCACGGTGGTGGGTAACCTTGGCATTGTCTGGCTTGATTCCCAACTGCAACCCCTGTGTATTGgatctctgcttctcctcagcTGTGACACCCAAAATACTGCTGAGTTTCTCAGCAGCTGCCTTGTACAGgtgtatttttatgttgtatttGTAATTGGAGTGTTACCAAGTGGTCTGGTCTGGGCTTTGGGGTTGTCAGAAGGAAGCTGTGGCAATTTTCTGTATATCATTGGGCATCTTGTATTGTGTCTGGCCCTACCAATGTGGGATTAACTTGTACCTTTGCCCCTAGATAGTTTATTTTGTAACAGCAGAGGTACAATGTATCCTTGAAGAACTGCCAGAGGCAGATTTGTGAGGAAAATGTGCTAAAATTTCCAGATTGCTACTGAATGTTTGGAGGTTAGCATGTGCTAGGTATCCTCGTGGATCTGTCATTCATTAGGCAACCCCAAGTCACCtatattttgaaggaaatacaGTGACAAGGCTCAACCTTCCAAAAACGAAACATTTGTTAGATTTCTGCTAGTAACTCAGACAGTTTTCTTTACTTCTCAGTCATTTTTGAACTGGTAGACTCAGGTCATCATGATAGACCTGCTCTTTGTGTTTCGGTATTGTTTATTAGCCTGGTGGATTAAATCCACCAAATGGAACCTATCAATTTCAGGTAAGCCTCAATGCTGGAACAAACTTTTTCACAGCTGCTGAAATCAGCTGAAGTCACGGCAAGTGTTCCCTGACAGACTTGTCATGGGGCTGGTGTGCTGGGAGGATGCCCGGGTTATCTCCGCTTCTGCCAAGAAGTGAGTGCTATGGGCCCTTTCTTTATGGCCCTTTCCTTGGGACTAAGCCACCAACTTCATAGTAATGGTTTCAGTTTACTACCAGGCAATCCCTGCTCCAGACGGGAGCAGGCAAAGGAGCTTTGAATATGGTGTGTTTCCTTAAAGCTGCTGGAAACAGGGAAATTGGAATTTCCCTGGGAATCTTCCATAATGACCCATTCAAGGATGtataaaggtattttaaaaattactctgCTGCACTTTAATCTTCATAATGCTTTCTATAGCAAGTAAATACCTCAAATGAGTTTAATACAGAACATTAAATATTGGACAGTGACAGTTCCTAAATGTGCTATTTAATGGAATTTTTCAGTATATATATTCAAACTGAGGATATACAGTAAAGCCATGGTGCACTAGTTGTAatgaaattaatacttttttttctttgttatttttttttccaaacagttaTCTATTACATTCACATGAGATTTAACTGGTCAAATTTGAGTTTAGTAGATAAATATTGCATCTGACCTTAATCTTCCTCCATAGCAGGAATGAAAGAGCAAGATCCTtgttaaattaaacaaattaaacatGCATAAAGGCATAGCTTTCTCCCTACAGAAAATGTAGCATGTctctgacatttcttttcaagatgTTTGAATCAGAGTTGCAGTAACCCATCCAGCCCATGGGATGTATCACTTTGATAAGTCAATATTGCTGCCTTTCACTTTATATGCTATTttaatgtgtgatttttttaattgcaattcCGCCTTTCCATTTCTGCCTCCATTATAAGATGAATGTTAACAGGACAAAAATACTTAGATATAGCAATACATGACAACTGCAAAACTAATACAACAGATGTAAATAATTTAGtgataaacatttcaaaagttcATACCTGATTATCTGGTAAATGTATGTGTaactgctttccaaaaaaaccaatgcttttcctttgtcattttgcaggaaagaaaactagCTTATCTTTTAGAAATGACtcatatgtttttccttttcttttcaagtagGGTATGCTCTGAGCTCTACCTGGATGTGTGGACAATAGTGGGAACAGAATTGCAAAACATCAGTAAAATTAGTAACCCCAGAAATCCCAAAATATAAACTTTCCTGTGACAGTATTGTCATTTGTAGAAATACCTTTTGCTCAATGAACACACTTATCTGGGGTCACCCCTGTTTTGTCAGCATTTGGGTTGCTGCTTCATGTGgctctgtggctgctgcctgtgctggctcTGGTCTCCAGCACCATTTTGTGTACCCAAGGGCGTCTGCTGGGCTTCAGCTGCCCTTCCAGAAGGTTTTGGGTTTCCTGCAAACCCTGCAGGGTTTATGCCAGAGCCGCCCCTCTGGTTGTCCAACCGAATTGCACCTTGGACTTCCAGCTGGAACAGAAGCTGGTACCTACAGCTCATGTGGAGCTCTGTACATCATGCTCATCTGTAGCCAGGTGAACCCAAACCTGCCCCAGGTGTCCATCTCAGCAAGTCCTCAAGCCTCTCAGTAGTACTGATGGAGAACTTCTCCATCAGTGTGACCACGTGGGTCTCTCCTTTGGATGTGGAAAATCCCTCTCTGGGCTCTACTGAATCTACTGATGCACCTAATTCCATCTAAGAGGGCATCAACACAGAACTAGCAGATACAGCACAAAATGTTGGGAGACTTGCTTCCTTTGGGGAGCAGGAAAAATGCATGGTGGGCACTAAAAAGTCCTGAGCACCCATGTCTAAGCTACTAAACCACCACCTTCATGCCTACTGACTGTGAAAAGAGCCTAAGTCTTATATATCTATACAATGGATTTCTCAACTGATAGATGAGGAAATTCCACCTATGGAAGTCAGGGATCCAGACACGAGCTGCTAGTTATATAGTTTCTGTATCCGTGCaatctctttaaaaacatgagCTCCTAttactgaaagggaaaaaaatctatagtgAAATTCATGTTATGAATTGGGATCTCATTAAGATGTTTCAGACACTGAAAGAGTGATACTTGAGTATGTTGCACTGAGGTGAATTACACTGAAATTACTGTGAATGTGCTAtccattttcttctaaacaaaagTTTGTTTACAGAAAGTACTGAATTAATACCATCTCTTTCCAAAATATACTGAGATCGTTCTGATCTTTCAGTAGAGGTGGAGCAGTAGAATGACCCTGCTCTCTgttaaaagggggaaaaaacaggctGCTGAGATGTTCCTGGGAATATCTGGAACATAGAAAAAAGGTTTAGAGGACTGCCATCCTCAGTCATGTTCTGACAGGTGGGTCCAATACAGCCCTCCCCGTTCTTAATTGTCAGTAGTCTGGAAGTGGTTCAGGCTCATTCATTGTCTGGAGGCTTGGGCCAGCCGTCATCACCGTGATCCCAGCCATCTGTGCAGGCATCCAGCCAGCACCGATTACTGCAGCATAAGCTGCTTACAAGAGGTGTTTGAGATGCTTGGAGTAAATTGCCCTTTGGATCTACCTTCCCATCTTGCCCTTGGTTTTCAGAGGGGATTGTGAAGAGTGACTCGTACTCATTGGGATCTCTACCAGTTCTGTCTCTTGAGGTTACCAATTGTTGTCACAGGTTCTTGATATTTGTGACAACAATGTTGCTGTAGTCCAGGAATTAGCATAGGATTTTGCATCATCCTGCATGCATAGTTAAGCCTTTGTTAGTAGTTCAAGCTGTTATGACTCATGGACTCTCAGTAAGGAGCCAGCAGCATACAACCAAGACTCGCTTCTCTTAGAAACCTGAACTGTAGCCAAGGCAAGGACAAACACCCCCTCCCTGAGGAGGGGTGTCTTTTGCCCACAGAGACTTGCAGACACCCGTATAAAGGCAACATGTTGATGTAAGTGAAGAACTTCACCTGACAGAAATATGCATGAGGCTCTTGAAACCTCAGGAGAGATGTTCTTGTTTACCTGGAAACTGTGAAGATGGCTTCAAGTTTTAATCCCCA
This Cygnus atratus isolate AKBS03 ecotype Queensland, Australia chromosome 5, CAtr_DNAZoo_HiC_assembly, whole genome shotgun sequence DNA region includes the following protein-coding sequences:
- the LOC118244706 gene encoding olfactory receptor 1020-like — encoded protein: MVGNHTLTKFVLLGITDSPFAQVPLFGLFLLIYVFTLVGNIGIMVLVWAVPSLHTPMYFFLTHFSFTDICYSTVISPKMLADLLSENKTISFASCVMQFHGFVFFATAECHLLAVMAYDRYVAIRNPLLHVVVISRRICKQLVAASYVVAFLSAIVYTVCTFGGSFCGPNQINHFFCDASPVLKLVCSDTHSSEIVIFITVAINAVGTGMVILLSYICILHTVLRMHSAGSRSRAFNTCASHLMAISLFYGTIFFMYLQPASSHGSLDKVASVFYTLVTPMLNPLIYSLRNKEVKDALKSSGSQDLKL